One window from the genome of Entelurus aequoreus isolate RoL-2023_Sb linkage group LG04, RoL_Eaeq_v1.1, whole genome shotgun sequence encodes:
- the LOC133648392 gene encoding gap junction Cx32.2 protein-like, giving the protein MSDWSYLAKLLKKVQAHSTVVGKIWMSVLFLFRIFVLGAAADNVWGDEVSEFYCDSKEPGCQNSCYNSKFPMSYVHYWVLQITFVSTPTLVYLGHAVLIIHKEKKMIALEHRTTNGHVVNKPKYTDDRGKVKIKGILFYTYMTQLVFKIFLEVAFTIGQLYVFGPLILVSSFHCKNWPPCAPDVGSRCFISRPTEKTIFIFFMLVVSGISVLLNIVEMVYLLCNRRRSRKKQLAASPQVFGATPPITEPAWNVMSSRYGGYPLLPVHAKVNTCIGSDGDHIHSE; this is encoded by the coding sequence ATGAGTGACTGGTCTTACCTGGCCAAACTGCTCAAGAAGGTGCAGGCTCATTCCACTGTGGTGGGGAAGATCTGGATGAGCGTCCTTTTCCTGTTCAGGATCTTCGTACTCGGGGCAGCTGCAGACAATGTTTGGGGGGACGAAGTGTCCGAGTTCTACTGTGACTCCAAGGAACCGGGATGTCAAAACAGCTGCTATAACTCAAAGTTCCCTATGTCCTACGTGCATTACTGGGTCCTGCAGATCACCTTCGTGTCAACGCCCACCTTGGTGTACCTTGGCCATGCCGTCCTCATCATACACAAGGAGAAGAAAATGATAGCACTGGAACATAGGACAACAAATGGACATGTGGTGAACAAACCTAAATACACAGATGACAGAGGGAAGGTGAAAATTAAAGGCATCTTGTTTTACACGTACATGACCCAGCTGGTATTCAAGATATTCCTGGAGGTGGCCTTCACAATTGGTCAGTTATACGTCTTCGGCCCTCTTATTCTCGTCTCAAGTTTCCATTGCAAAAACTGGCCACCTTGTGCTCCAGACGTCGGCTCTAGGTGTTTCATTTCCCGTCCCACGGAGAAGACCATCttcatttttttcatgcttgtagTTTCAGGTATCTCTGTACTCCTCAATATTGTCGAGATGGTGTACCTGCTGTGCAACAGAAGGCGAAGCAGAAAGAAACAGCTCGCAGCTTCGCCCCAAGTGTTCGGCGCAACGCCGCCCATAACCGAGCCTGCGTGGAATGTCATGAGCAGCCGGTATGGAGGCTACCCCCTGTTGCCTGTACATGCCAAGGTTAACACATGCATCGGCAGTGATGGTGATCATATTCACTCGGAGTAA